The Calypte anna isolate BGI_N300 chromosome 2, bCalAnn1_v1.p, whole genome shotgun sequence genome includes a window with the following:
- the FAM83H gene encoding protein FAM83H, whose protein sequence is MARRSQSSSQGDNPLDPNYLPPHYKEYYRLALDVLTEEGKESYQRFLADEAAPDFLCSSEVEHILQNLQKPQYAHQEGSTEPTGDNDMDGSSGTYWPMNSDLAVPELDLGWPMVFGFRGTEVTTLVQPPPPDNPSIKEEARRMIRAAQQVVAIVMDIFTDVDLLFEVLDAAARRVPVYILLDEMNSQLFLDTAAKCRVNLNYVEFLRVRTVSGPTYYCRTGMSFKGHVKEKFLLVDCMVVLSGNYSFMWSFEKIHRSIAHIFQGELVSSFDEEFRILFAQSEPLVPPANLLANPDTALAMAPFGSTVPFFPKKSPLMFQRDDTLFPSFMERVDPDRYFLSNFRRDDLLRHTVEGSAMRMYKKVEMENSQLDPVRGFLRSKQLELDAFKRHSFAEGTFENFASSKQFARQMFMNNMDEFKIQSSHFQKDQFYQYQFEHPHLPGRPHGLFDRIRGGRPGFNELEGYGEEPRYPELESGFGQEGFPLRLDYVPSNSSREVRHGSDQLNPAGNGPMGMMLRRQNIGQKFICQTSPTQKQSLEQRLFLQDKDEEQEEDKSTQENRTGLRNWRISSYLSAYQSEPEEGLPMPMESEAYNDVLGDPLTKHPTDLLPAFKSPISFSSKALGMESAKEFADPERAGEEAPITKQDAFRSRINPLIQRSSRLRSSLIFSAAKLDQPNSTMEKVQVFQKEQTSSEVTKDNETIKTAASSKVAELLEKYKAVGKDTERVTHTKAVSSYLQEESQNAEKKCTKSVQYKILESRVLDSKDSCSTYKMHGEVDRAFGMASPTPQLGDSLSKDPLAQFSSKMDKLSSRFYPMESKPALPEKESLIYVGDTQKLNLPEKKERVTFKEDAQKLLSTELKKPQIRTSTTSALENLSRSPGSDSSLGKSEEDCSKQDQNPMEFLRKGSLRLKQLLNPKGDKKLEEELGPESGKSEKQTMVLKRSSIGDSQEMMEEEKSHKFTSPLPPKSSQPAQGRFPSSTANILYSSNLRDDTKVILEQISANSQKNRADLAKQLPSTSNPDLSKSTTSLERKAEKEKSCNIHRSESFGSQKRNLQRQPSEDRDTLLKKMENMRKEKRVYSRFEVFCKKDEHMSQSEEEYDTDAKDKKMGKFMPKILGTFKTKK, encoded by the exons ATGGCTCGTCGATCCCAAAGCTCCTcccagggggacaatcccctgGATCCCAACTACCTGCCCCCCCACTACAAGGAATATTACCGCCTGGCTCTGGATGTGCTGactgaggaggggaaggaaagttACCAACGATTCCTGGCAGACGAAGCAGCCCCGGattttctctgcagctcagaGGTGGAGCACATCCTGCAGAACCTCCAGAAACCTCAGTACGCCCACCAGGAAGGCAGCACAGAACCCACGGGTGACAATGACATGGATGGATCCTCGGGGACTTACTGGCCCATGAACTCAGACCTCGCTGTTCCCGAGCTGGACCTGGGCTGGCCGATGGTCTTTGGGTTCAGGGGCACAGAGGTGACGACCCTGGTGCAGCCACCACCCCCAGACAACCCCAGCATTAAGGAGGAGGCTCGCAGGATGATCCGAGCAGCTCAGCAG GTGGTGGCCATCGTGATGGACATTTTCACCGATGTGGATCTGCTCTTTGAGGtcctggatgctgctgctcgCCGGGTCCCTGTCTACATCCTCCTGGATGAGATGAACTCACAGCTCTTCCTCGACACAGCTGCCAAGTGCAGAGTCAACCTCAACTACGTGGAG ttCCTCAGGGTGAGGACAGTTTCTGGCCCAACATACTACTGCCGCACGGGGATGTCCTTCAAGGGCCACGTGAAGGAAAAGTTCCTCCTGGTGGACTGCATGGTGGTGCTGAGTGGCAACTACAG TTTCATGTGGTCCTTTGAGAAGATCCACAGGAGCATTGCTCACATCTTCCAGGGGGAGCTGGTGTCCAGCTTCGACGAGGAATTCCGCATCCTCTTCGCGCAGTCGGAACCCCTGGTCCCTCCCGCCAACCTCTTGGCCAACCCCGACACCGCCCTGGCCATGGCTCCCTTTGGCAGCACCGTCCCCTTCTTCCCCAAAAAATCCCCCCTGATGTTCCAGAGGGACGACACTCTGTTCCCCtccttcatggagagggtgGATCCAGACAGGTACTTCCTCTCCAACTTCCGGAGGGACGACCTGCTGCGGCACACCGTGGAGGGCTCGGCCATGCGGATGTACAAGAAGGTGGAGATGGAGAATTCCCAGCTGGATCCTGTCAGGGGGTTCCTCCGCTccaagcagctggagctggatgcTTTCAAGAGGCACAGTTTTGCAGAAGGAACGTTTGAGAACTTCGCCTCCTCCAAACAGTTCGCCAGGCAGATGTTCATGAACAACATGGATGAGTTTAAAATCCAGTCCAGTCACTTCCAGAAGGACCAGTTCTACCAGTACCAGTTTGAGCATCCCCACCTCCCCGGCAGACCTCACGGACTCTTCGATAGGATCCGAGGTGGGAGGCCAGGGTTCAACGAACTGGAAGGTTATGGAGAGGAACCCAGGTaccctgagctggaatcaggTTTTGGACAGGAGGGGTTCCCCCTCAGGCTGGAttatgtcccttccaactcctccAGGGAAGTGAGACACGGCTCGGATCAGCTGAACCCCGCGGGCAACGGCCCCATGGGGATGATGCTGAGGAGGCAGAACATAGGACAGAAATTTATTTGCCAGACTTCTCCCACCCAGAAGCAAAGCTTGGAACAACGCCTGTTCCTGCAGGACAAagatgaggagcaggaggaggacaaGAGCACCCAGGAGAACAGAACGGGGCTGCGGAACTGGAGGATCTCCTCCTACCTCAGCGCCTACCAGTCGGAGCCAGAGGAAGGGCTTCCCATGCCCATGGAATCCGAGGCCTACAACGATGTCCTGGGGGACCCCCTCACCAAGCACCCCACCGACCTCCTCCCAGCCTTCAAATCCCCCATTTCTTTCAGCAGCAAGGCGCTGGGAATGGAAAGTGCCAAGGAGTTTGCAGATCCTGAGAGAGCAGGTGAGGAAGCCCCCATCACCAAGCAGGACGCTTTTCGGTCCAGGATAAATCCTTTGATCCAGAGGAGCTCCAGGCTCAGGTCCTCTCTGATTTTCAGTGCTGCCAAGCTGGATCAGCCCAACAGCACCATGGAAAAGGTTCAGGTCTTCCAAAAAGAACAAACCTCCAGTGAGGTGACAAAAGACAACGAAACCATAAAGACAGCTGCCTCTTCCAAAGTGGCAGAACTCCTGGAGAAGTACAAAGCCGTGGGCAAGGACACGGAGAGGGTCACCCACACCAAGGCTGTTTCCAGTTACCTGCaggaagaatcacagaatgcagagaagaaatgtACCAAATCCGTGCAATATAAGATCCTGGAGAGCAGGGTCCTGGACTCCAAAGACTCCTGCAGCACTTACAAAATGCATGGAGAGGTTGACAGAGCCTTTGGAATGGCCTCACCAACCCCCCAGCTCGGCGACTCCTTGAGTAAAGATCCCCTGGCTCAGTTTAGCAGCAAGATGGACAAATTATCCTCTCGGTTTTACCCCATGGAGAGCAAACCTGCTcttccagagaaggagagtCTCATATATGTGGGAGACACGCAGAAACTGAACCTTcctgagaagaaggaaagggtGACATTCAAAGAAGACGCTCAGAAACTCCTCAGTACGGAGCTGAAGAAACCACAGATCAGGACCAGCACCACATCAGCTCTGGAAAACTTATCAAGAAGTCCAGGGTCTGACAGCTCTCTCGGTAAATCCGAGGAGGACTGTTCAAAACAGGACCAGAATCCCATGGAATTTTTAAGGAAAGGGTCGCTACGGCTGAAGCAGCTTTTGAACCCAAAAGGGGACAAGAAATTAGAGGAGGAACTCGGCCCTGAGAGTGGGAAATCTGAGAAGCAGACCATGGTCCTCAAACGCTCGTCCATAGGGGACAGTCAGGAGAtgatggaggaagagaaaagccaTAAATTCACGAGCCCACTGCCTCCCAAGAGCAGTCAGCCAGCACAGGGGAGGTTCCCTTCATCCACAGCCAACATCCTCTACAGCAGCAACCTCCGGGATGACACCAAGGTGATTCTGGAGCAGATCTCTGCCAACAGTCAGAAGAACAGAGCTGACCTGGCCAAGCAGCTGCCATCCACCAGTAACCCCGACCTCTCAAAGTCAACCACCAGCttggagaggaaagcagagaaggagaagagctGCAACATCCACAGGTCAGAGAGTTTTGGGAGCCAGAAACGGAACCTCCAGCGGCAGCCGTCGGAGGACAGGGACACCCTgctgaagaaaatggagaacatgaggaaggagaagagagtCTACAGCAGGTTTGAGGTCTTCTGCAAAAAGGATGAACACATGAGTCAGAGTGAGGAGGAGTATGACACAGATGCCAAGGACAAGAAGATGGGAAAGTTCATGCCCAAAATCCTGGGGACCTTCAAGACCAAAAAATGA
- the MAPK15 gene encoding mitogen-activated protein kinase 15 — LADLLALQSHFRASVLSHITSRQRITFEEMLPPSTPQPALDLLKKLLVFNPDKRLTAEEALQHPYVRRFHCPAREPSLDHDVILPLGDDIQLSVAEYRSKLYEMILDKKFNNQGKEPEQGENIQLKPSKSEALLPNPSSVTVAARRDPREPTPPLPKASHTQPGTTALGQTEAATQGEDLATTFCQQAKINVMHNALTRGAGQGDASPGAVVRNPSPSAPHKDRISKTRRVGRQIPQGNAQTPPQTVQNICNHPGHPQVPRKDPRPLPKPSRRMFQISANVGAAGDPRASMGSYSQAYGTISKSALQNLPISKSSQGHQQ; from the exons cttgcaGATCTTTTGGCTCTGCAGTCCCATTTCAGAGCCTCAGTTCTCAGCCACATAACCTCCAG GCAGAGAATCACATTTGAGGAGATGCTGCCTCCTTCTACTCCCCAGCCTGCCTTGGATCTTCTGAAGAAACTTCTTGTGTTTAACCCTGACAAAAGACTGACAGCAGAGGAGGCTCTGCAGCACCCTTATGTGAGGAG GTTTCACTGTCCTGCCAGGGAGCCCTCTCTGGATCATGATGTCATTCTGCCTCTGGGTGATGACATCCAGCTCTCTGTGGCAGAATATCGAAGTAAATTATATGAG ATGATCCTTGACAAGAAATTCAACAACCAGGGAAAGGAGCCAGAGCAGGGAGAAAACATTCAACTAAAGCCATCAAAATCTGAGGCACTTCTTCCAAATCCCAGTTCTGTGACTGTAGCTGCCAGGAGAGACCCAAGAGAACCAACCCCACCTCTTCCAAAAGCTTCACACACTCAACCTGGGACCACAGCCCTTGGTCAGACAGAAGCAGCCACACAAGGGGAAGATTTAGCAACAACTTTCTGCCAGCAAGCAAAGATCAACGTGATGCACAATGCCCTGACTCgtggtgctgggcagg GTGATGCAAGTCCTGGTGCTGTGGTCAGGAAcccttctccttcagctcctcACAAGGACAGAATCTCCAAAACCAGGAGAGTGGGGAGACAAATCCCCCAGGGCAATGCTCAGACACCTCCTCAGACTGTACAGAACATTTGTAAT CACCCAGGACACCCCCAGGTCCCCAGGAAGGATCCTCGTCCCCTCCCCAAGCCCAGCAGGAGGATGTTCCAGATCAGTGCCAACGTGGGAGCTGCAGGTGATCCCAGAGCATCCATGGGCAGCTACTCCCAGGCCTATGGAACCATCTCTAAATCTGCACTCCAGAATCTCCCAATATCCAAGTCCTCCCAAGGCCACCAGCAGTGA